In Nocardioides sp. W7, the genomic stretch CTCTCGGCGGTCTGTCACGAGGCGGCCGAGAGCGGACGTCTACGCCACATCGCCCCATAAGGCCGATGTGACCGCAGCGCCAACAATCACCAGGTGGGACGTTCTCGCGGCGGCCGTCGCAGCGAGATCAGTGTCCGACGTTGGTGCCGGTGGGTTCACAAGCTCGCTGCTGCCCAGTTCCCTCCTCTCGATCATGATTGCCGTCGCGGTCCTGGCGCTCCCGATCGTCATGGTGCGCAAGTTCGATCACAGCACGGCCGGTCTCCTGGTGCCGGCGGCGTACGTCCTCGCTCTCCTGAGCCTGCAAGGCTTCGTCACGTTCGGTTTGTCGACCGTGCTCTTCGGCGACTTCGTCCGCTACATGGCCCTTGGCGCCTTGTTCGCGCTTGCGGCCTCCCGCTCAGTCACGACCAGGGAGATCACACGCTTCTATGTGATCAGCTGCCTGCCAGCAGCCCTCATCAGCGTTGCCGGAGGTCTCGCCTCCGCGCCATGGGCAACGAACGCGACGGGCCGCGTCGCAGGCACCTTCAGCCACTCCAACGCCGCCGGTGCCTACTTCGCGGTCGCAGCGCTTGCCGGTCTCGGCCTCTGGATCGTCACCCGCTCGCGATCAGCTGCGCTGGTGGCCCTGCTTAACTTGTTTGGGTTGCTGATCACGCAGTCTCTGGGTGGCGTGATCGGGCTCGCAGGCGGCGTCGGCGCGATCGTCCTCTTCAATGCACGCGCCTCCGCAACGACGCGCTGGATCACCCTGTTGCTATCGGGATTGATCGCGCTCGCCGGGCTGACCCGAACGTCGGTGTTCGGCAGGATTGCAGAGTTCAGGTCAGTGTCGATCGACTATTCGCTGAATACAGCGGCAGCATCCGACAGCTTCACCTGGCGAATCGTCAACTGGGTGCAGCTGGTGGACATCTGGCGCGAGTCACCAATTTGGGGGCATGGTCTCGGAACCACGTCGTACATCCAGCCACTTGGAACGTTCGCCCACAGCATGCCGATCGAGATCCTGGTCGAGACGGGCGTCGTTGGGCTGGCCTTGGCGACCGCGATCCTTGTCAGTGGTCTGCGCATGGGCGTCTCATTATCGAAGGCCCTGCATCCACTCGGCCCACTGACCGTCGGTCTCCTCGTGTTCGTGGTACTCAACGGTTCTGAGTCGAATCTCCTTCGTTACACTGCCGCCGATTTTCTTCTCGCCGCTCTCCTCGGACTAGCTATGGGTGCGCGGAGATTCCAACGGGACGGAGCGGCGACGCTCCTAAGCACGAGCAGCACGGAGCGCACATGATCTCGGTCGTTGTCCCTGTCGGTGGTTTCGATCAAGACCTCTTGGATCAGATCGAGGCGCTGGCACACCAACGTACCGACACTGACTTCGAGGTTGTGATATCAGCCAACACGGTCGAGGCG encodes the following:
- a CDS encoding O-antigen ligase family protein, translated to MIAVAVLALPIVMVRKFDHSTAGLLVPAAYVLALLSLQGFVTFGLSTVLFGDFVRYMALGALFALAASRSVTTREITRFYVISCLPAALISVAGGLASAPWATNATGRVAGTFSHSNAAGAYFAVAALAGLGLWIVTRSRSAALVALLNLFGLLITQSLGGVIGLAGGVGAIVLFNARASATTRWITLLLSGLIALAGLTRTSVFGRIAEFRSVSIDYSLNTAAASDSFTWRIVNWVQLVDIWRESPIWGHGLGTTSYIQPLGTFAHSMPIEILVETGVVGLALATAILVSGLRMGVSLSKALHPLGPLTVGLLVFVVLNGSESNLLRYTAADFLLAALLGLAMGARRFQRDGAATLLSTSSTERT